In one window of Candidatus Methanoplasma cognatum DNA:
- the hypD gene encoding hydrogenase formation protein HypD has product MFKYRDEGTAKKILSAIKETGIESRFMHVCGTHQDTIVRFGLEEMLAEAGIEICQGPGCPVCVTTSKEIADAITLARNGVTVTAFGDMMRVPTTIGSLFDAKADGADVRIVYSIEDAVRMASEQTKPLVFVSVGFETTAPSTCVPLSKGGLPKNFSIYSCHRICPPILEAIFEMGEMSMNGMIMPGHVSVITGLEPFRQFSDRYRMPQVVAGFEPLDILMASYMLTKQIEEGRSEVENEYTRLVKENGNPIARKLMEDTFIPADREWRGFPIISKSALALKPQYSEHDATAVHADILALTPEVEAEAAGCMCGEVLRGLIKSEDCPMFGAVCKPKSPMGPCMVSEEGSCSIAYRFSRGKE; this is encoded by the coding sequence ATGTTCAAATACAGGGATGAGGGAACGGCAAAGAAGATATTATCCGCCATAAAAGAGACGGGCATCGAGAGCAGATTCATGCACGTTTGCGGCACTCATCAGGACACGATAGTCCGATTCGGCCTCGAAGAGATGCTTGCGGAAGCGGGAATAGAGATATGCCAGGGACCGGGGTGTCCGGTGTGCGTGACCACGAGCAAAGAGATCGCCGACGCAATAACTCTCGCCCGCAACGGTGTCACCGTGACAGCGTTCGGAGACATGATGCGCGTTCCGACCACGATAGGCTCCCTTTTTGACGCTAAAGCGGACGGTGCGGACGTCAGGATAGTATATTCGATAGAGGACGCCGTCAGAATGGCATCCGAACAGACGAAGCCTCTTGTTTTCGTATCCGTCGGATTTGAAACCACCGCACCGTCGACCTGCGTCCCGCTGAGCAAGGGAGGTCTGCCGAAGAACTTCAGCATTTACAGCTGCCACAGGATATGCCCTCCGATACTGGAAGCGATATTCGAGATGGGCGAAATGAGCATGAACGGCATGATAATGCCCGGGCATGTTTCAGTAATAACAGGGCTGGAACCCTTCAGGCAGTTCTCGGACAGATACCGCATGCCGCAGGTCGTAGCGGGATTCGAGCCTCTGGACATACTCATGGCGTCGTACATGCTGACAAAACAGATAGAGGAAGGCCGCTCCGAGGTCGAGAACGAATATACGAGACTGGTGAAGGAGAACGGCAATCCCATCGCAAGGAAACTAATGGAAGATACCTTTATTCCGGCGGACAGAGAATGGAGGGGGTTCCCCATCATATCAAAGAGTGCGCTGGCACTTAAACCTCAGTATTCCGAACATGATGCGACAGCGGTCCATGCAGACATACTCGCTCTGACCCCGGAGGTAGAAGCGGAAGCGGCCGGATGCATGTGCGGAGAGGTACTGAGAGGGCTTATAAAGTCAGAAGACTGTCCGATGTTCGGTGCCGTGTGCAAGCCGAAGAGTCCGATGGGGCCTTGCATGGTCTCGGAGGAAGGAAGCTGCAGTATTGCCTACAGATTCTCCAGAGGGAAGGAGTGA
- a CDS encoding DUF1848 domain-containing protein, whose product MMIVCASRRTDIPAFHSEWLMNRIREGYVLVRNPIAKNIVHRVDLSPKNIDLLLLMTKDPRPMAPFLGELKERNVNFRFQVTITPYGRDIEPGVPPKADVAEAFRMISDAIGKNRMVWRYDPVILNKKFDIKYHQRKFDAICGELAGYTDRCIFSFVEIHGKLKRLSEDGTIRKVSPEEADGIGRAFSETAKDSGMELTLCCSEYDLSGYGISSKGCIDKEQMKAMGVPFEEPQTPIRERCMCVKNVDIGEYDTCDHDCVYCYANRNTDKARKQKQYDPKSEMLYGSLRGCDVIVESASRKNSKITDF is encoded by the coding sequence ATGATGATAGTGTGCGCCAGCCGCAGAACGGACATTCCCGCCTTCCATTCCGAATGGCTGATGAACCGCATCCGCGAAGGATACGTACTCGTCAGGAACCCAATAGCCAAGAATATAGTCCACAGGGTGGACCTGTCGCCGAAGAACATCGACCTCCTTCTTCTGATGACGAAGGACCCCCGGCCGATGGCGCCGTTCTTGGGGGAGCTGAAAGAAAGGAATGTGAACTTCCGGTTTCAGGTTACGATCACTCCCTACGGCCGCGATATCGAGCCAGGCGTCCCCCCGAAGGCCGACGTCGCGGAAGCGTTCAGAATGATATCCGACGCAATAGGAAAGAACAGAATGGTGTGGAGATACGACCCGGTCATTCTGAACAAAAAGTTCGATATAAAATACCATCAAAGGAAATTCGACGCGATATGCGGGGAACTCGCAGGATATACCGACAGGTGCATCTTCAGTTTTGTTGAGATACACGGGAAGCTGAAAAGGCTGTCCGAGGACGGAACGATAAGGAAAGTTTCTCCCGAAGAGGCCGACGGGATCGGGAGGGCCTTCTCTGAAACTGCAAAGGACAGCGGAATGGAGCTGACCCTCTGCTGCTCCGAATATGATCTTTCCGGATACGGGATATCGTCCAAAGGCTGTATCGACAAGGAACAGATGAAAGCCATGGGCGTCCCTTTCGAAGAGCCGCAGACACCCATCCGGGAAAGGTGCATGTGCGTGAAGAATGTTGATATAGGGGAATATGACACATGCGATCATGACTGCGTGTACTGTTACGCGAACCGCAATACGGACAAGGCCAGAAAACAGAAACAGTACGATCCGAAAAGCGAGATGCTGTACGGCAGCCTGCGGGGATGCGATGTGATCGTAGAGTCAGCGTCAAGGAAGAACTCGAAGATCACTGATTTCTGA
- a CDS encoding bifunctional folylpolyglutamate synthase/dihydrofolate synthase, with protein MGGDMLSWLYSFVLHGIKLDLENTKDLLSRLGDPQNEMKHIHVGGTDGKGSISSCIASILISSGVRTGLYTSPHIEEFNERITVNGERITDAEAEEILGQMKVCVEEMEADGKVPTFFEVSTAMAFLYFRNKGVEYAVVEVGMGGRLDSTNVIMPEVSVIGNISMDHEEFLGDTIEKIAFEKAGIIKPCVPCVTLNGDPVFSVLKKAAAERGAPLTRILPQDICIEKTSGDGTDFLYKEERYKVSIPGSRQADNASMAIEAVSKLKIYGQCVRCNIKKGLREVRWPCRLEKIRGLPIIVDVTHTTAGSEALAEDVLSMYGKVDLVIGMLKDKDLQGMAENLCKVADRVLVSPLRIERSADPETVKEIFAGRFQDIRVCGSVSDAMDMAMLRKDGRNILVTGSFHTAEEAVSWIKKTYPGYWTYSQRNMTGEPIREDRRKA; from the coding sequence ATGGGCGGAGATATGCTGTCCTGGCTCTATTCATTCGTCCTGCACGGGATAAAGCTGGACCTTGAGAACACAAAGGACCTGCTGAGCAGGCTCGGGGATCCTCAAAATGAGATGAAACACATACACGTGGGAGGGACGGACGGAAAAGGTTCCATATCGTCATGCATCGCATCCATACTGATATCGTCCGGCGTCAGGACCGGGCTGTACACATCCCCTCACATAGAAGAGTTCAATGAGCGGATAACCGTTAACGGAGAGAGGATAACGGACGCGGAAGCGGAAGAGATTCTGGGACAGATGAAAGTATGCGTCGAAGAGATGGAGGCCGACGGGAAGGTTCCGACATTCTTCGAAGTGTCGACAGCCATGGCGTTCCTTTATTTCAGAAACAAAGGCGTAGAGTATGCTGTGGTGGAAGTAGGCATGGGCGGAAGGCTGGATTCCACCAACGTGATCATGCCGGAAGTGAGCGTGATAGGGAACATAAGCATGGATCACGAGGAATTTCTGGGAGACACGATAGAGAAGATCGCGTTCGAGAAAGCGGGGATAATTAAACCGTGCGTGCCCTGTGTCACATTGAACGGCGACCCTGTGTTCAGCGTCCTGAAGAAAGCGGCGGCGGAGAGGGGCGCGCCCCTCACCCGCATCCTTCCGCAGGACATATGCATAGAAAAGACGAGCGGGGACGGAACAGATTTCCTTTACAAAGAGGAAAGATATAAAGTGTCCATACCAGGCAGCCGTCAGGCCGATAACGCCTCGATGGCAATAGAGGCCGTATCAAAATTAAAGATATACGGCCAGTGCGTAAGATGTAATATCAAGAAAGGCCTTAGGGAGGTCAGGTGGCCCTGCAGACTCGAGAAGATAAGGGGACTCCCGATAATAGTGGACGTCACCCACACGACGGCAGGCTCTGAAGCGCTGGCCGAGGATGTCCTCTCCATGTACGGAAAAGTGGATCTGGTGATAGGGATGCTGAAGGACAAAGACCTTCAAGGCATGGCGGAAAATCTCTGTAAGGTCGCCGACAGGGTGCTGGTATCTCCCCTAAGGATAGAGAGGTCAGCAGATCCCGAGACCGTAAAGGAGATATTCGCAGGGAGATTTCAAGACATAAGGGTCTGCGGCAGCGTTTCAGATGCGATGGATATGGCGATGTTAAGGAAAGACGGCAGGAATATACTGGTCACCGGATCCTTCCACACCGCCGAGGAGGCAGTCTCATGGATAAAAAAGACGTACCCAGGATATTGGACATACTCTCAAAGGAATATGACAGGGGAGCCTATCCGGGAAGATCGTCGGAAGGCCTGA
- a CDS encoding endonuclease III, whose amino-acid sequence MDKKDVPRILDILSKEYDRGAYPGRSSEGLNPEWEPDPFHVLIATILSQRTRDDNTRKASDSLFGKYDSVEELAEADPDDVAALIRPAGFPKQKAKAIVDCCAILRDEYGCRIPEETEALLKLPMVGRKTAACVRAYAMGIPAVCVDTHVHRISNLMGLVETKDPCDTETELMRITPEDRWIDINKYLVRHGQLVCLPNRPRCDMCSVRSMCGHYKNDRHP is encoded by the coding sequence ATGGATAAAAAAGACGTACCCAGGATATTGGACATACTCTCAAAGGAATATGACAGGGGAGCCTATCCGGGAAGATCGTCGGAAGGCCTGAACCCGGAGTGGGAGCCGGACCCCTTCCATGTGCTCATAGCCACGATCCTTTCTCAGAGGACCAGGGACGACAACACCAGGAAAGCATCCGACAGCCTTTTCGGGAAATATGATTCCGTCGAGGAGCTGGCCGAGGCCGATCCGGACGACGTTGCGGCGCTGATACGTCCGGCGGGATTCCCTAAGCAGAAAGCGAAAGCGATTGTCGACTGCTGCGCGATCCTTAGGGACGAGTACGGATGTCGCATACCCGAAGAAACGGAAGCGCTGCTGAAACTGCCGATGGTGGGAAGGAAGACGGCCGCTTGCGTCAGGGCATATGCCATGGGGATCCCGGCCGTTTGTGTGGATACCCATGTGCACAGGATATCCAATCTCATGGGGCTGGTGGAAACGAAGGACCCGTGCGATACGGAAACGGAACTGATGAGGATAACTCCTGAGGACAGATGGATAGACATCAACAAATATCTCGTGAGGCACGGGCAGTTGGTATGTCTCCCCAACCGTCCGCGCTGCGATATGTGCTCAGTTCGGTCTATGTGCGGCCACTACAAAAATGATAGGCACCCCTGA
- a CDS encoding DNA alkylation repair protein, whose translation MREELADNADPKLREYHAKMIPGAGDILGVRMPVIRSISKKICGEDWRSFLDEPAAFYEERMLKALVIAGAKMSFDERLGLTKGFVPEIDNWAVCDLFCMEWKMKKGPEGEKLWNYCLELVDTGDEFKMRVSAVMMLSHFLDDEHIDEVLRLMTTKHHNGYYYKMGAAWTLSYCFMRYPDRTEPLLFSDTLDKEIRNKAVQKISDSFRVSKEDKERLKAKKRSL comes from the coding sequence GTGAGGGAAGAATTGGCCGACAATGCCGATCCGAAGCTGCGGGAGTACCATGCAAAGATGATCCCCGGAGCGGGAGACATACTTGGCGTGAGGATGCCCGTCATCAGGAGCATCTCAAAGAAAATATGCGGAGAAGATTGGAGGTCTTTCCTGGACGAACCGGCGGCATTCTACGAGGAGCGCATGCTGAAGGCTTTGGTCATAGCAGGCGCAAAGATGAGCTTCGATGAACGCCTGGGTCTGACGAAAGGGTTCGTCCCTGAGATAGACAACTGGGCAGTCTGCGACCTGTTCTGCATGGAGTGGAAAATGAAAAAAGGGCCGGAGGGGGAAAAACTTTGGAATTACTGCCTGGAACTGGTCGATACCGGCGACGAATTCAAGATGAGAGTGTCCGCGGTGATGATGCTGTCACATTTTCTTGACGATGAGCACATAGATGAAGTGCTGAGGCTGATGACAACTAAACATCACAACGGATACTACTACAAGATGGGGGCCGCATGGACGCTCTCGTACTGTTTCATGAGATACCCGGACAGGACAGAACCTCTGCTGTTCTCAGATACGCTTGACAAAGAGATAAGGAACAAGGCCGTACAGAAGATATCTGATTCCTTCAGGGTCAGCAAAGAAGACAAGGAAAGACTGAAGGCGAAGAAGAGATCCCTTTGA
- a CDS encoding asparagine synthase-related protein, whose translation MMTDNLGPLRKAFEEAICNAVSGKEIAIAFSGGLDSGVVAAIAKGHAKRATLYTAGSEGSHDVKEAGTAAAELNMRLVIIPITEHDVKESLREMIRITGMRDPVTLSFEIPLFHVCKNCEEDEIISGQGADELFAGYSKYIGLGDDVLKEKIAEDMRKLFGSTLPHERMMAEHFGKKIHYPFLDEAVMREAGRFCLTAPTDDPQSRKRALRELSHSIGLTGISVKEKKAAQYGSGAMAIIRKMCTDSGMTYTELIEVLCGEAE comes from the coding sequence ATGATGACCGACAACCTCGGACCGCTGAGAAAAGCTTTTGAGGAAGCGATATGCAACGCAGTCTCCGGCAAAGAGATCGCCATCGCCTTTTCCGGAGGGCTGGACTCAGGGGTAGTCGCCGCCATTGCGAAGGGACACGCGAAGAGAGCGACCCTTTATACGGCGGGTTCGGAAGGCTCGCACGATGTCAAAGAAGCGGGAACTGCCGCCGCTGAACTGAACATGCGGCTGGTGATCATACCGATCACAGAGCACGATGTAAAGGAAAGCCTGAGGGAGATGATACGAATAACGGGAATGAGGGACCCGGTCACCTTGTCGTTTGAGATCCCGCTGTTCCATGTGTGTAAGAACTGCGAGGAGGACGAGATCATCAGCGGCCAGGGAGCGGACGAGCTGTTCGCAGGCTATTCGAAGTACATCGGCCTCGGCGATGACGTTTTGAAAGAAAAGATCGCCGAGGACATGAGAAAACTGTTCGGCAGCACCCTTCCTCATGAAAGGATGATGGCAGAGCACTTCGGAAAAAAGATACATTATCCTTTTCTGGATGAAGCAGTGATGAGAGAGGCCGGGCGTTTCTGCCTGACGGCCCCGACAGATGATCCTCAGTCAAGAAAGAGGGCCCTCAGGGAACTTTCCCATTCGATCGGACTCACAGGCATCTCCGTGAAAGAGAAGAAGGCGGCCCAATACGGCTCCGGCGCAATGGCCATAATAAGAAAGATGTGCACGGACAGCGGTATGACATATACGGAACTCATCGAGGTCCTTTGCGGGGAGGCGGAGTAA
- a CDS encoding hydrogenase maturation nickel metallochaperone HypA yields the protein MHEVSVMADLMSAIKKELERYNVVSVREVTLTIGKLTNLGAEQMEFAYEIMSKDSILEGSRLVIEEEIIQVRCGKCGYEGPVKNIDMGEDSHFQIPVLSCPECGGAVAVTAGRSCCVRSMEIEEAD from the coding sequence ATGCATGAGGTTTCTGTAATGGCCGATCTTATGTCCGCCATCAAAAAGGAACTGGAGAGATACAATGTCGTCTCGGTCAGGGAAGTGACCTTGACGATCGGAAAACTCACCAACCTCGGGGCCGAACAGATGGAATTCGCCTATGAGATAATGTCCAAGGATTCAATTCTGGAAGGTTCCAGACTTGTGATAGAGGAAGAGATCATTCAGGTCAGATGCGGGAAGTGCGGGTATGAAGGCCCCGTAAAGAACATTGATATGGGAGAAGACTCGCATTTTCAGATACCCGTACTTTCATGCCCCGAATGCGGCGGCGCCGTGGCTGTAACAGCGGGAAGATCGTGCTGTGTCAGATCCATGGAGATAGAGGAGGCGGACTGA
- a CDS encoding radical SAM protein — MAAGEMFGYAKWWLGSLFGSKAPLVNTLIIGYECNLRCKHCSIHRNITEGIGKNRLSYEEITEDLKLQFKNGARIAYFEGGEPTMWSDGEKDLGDLIKTAKEIGYNNIGYTTNGMNKFFTESDVISVSLDGPKEIHDMIRGEGVFDKLMENISLADFNGSIYANMVLQKDNIGCIEDTARIVKDNEKLAGVIFNFITPPPYEIALTPEEKKAAVDKIRELKKNGYPILNSKRGLELLTEEDWSGKCPYHVTVFIIPDGSHHNGCPMHDTPSCKQCGFAAVREYYLIKRGSVSTISEMSSIFAMSKK, encoded by the coding sequence ATGGCAGCAGGCGAGATGTTCGGTTATGCAAAATGGTGGTTGGGATCCTTATTCGGAAGCAAGGCGCCGCTGGTGAACACACTCATAATAGGTTACGAGTGTAACCTCAGATGCAAGCACTGCAGCATACACCGCAATATCACCGAAGGCATCGGAAAGAACAGACTCTCGTATGAAGAGATAACGGAAGATCTGAAGCTTCAGTTCAAGAACGGCGCCAGGATAGCCTATTTCGAAGGCGGCGAGCCGACCATGTGGTCCGATGGAGAAAAAGACCTCGGCGACCTTATCAAAACGGCGAAGGAGATCGGGTACAACAACATCGGATATACCACCAACGGAATGAACAAATTCTTCACCGAATCGGATGTTATATCCGTGAGCTTGGATGGCCCGAAAGAGATACATGACATGATCCGAGGGGAAGGTGTATTCGACAAGCTCATGGAGAACATATCTCTCGCAGATTTCAACGGTTCGATATACGCCAACATGGTCCTTCAGAAAGATAATATCGGATGCATAGAAGATACGGCGAGGATCGTCAAGGACAACGAAAAACTGGCTGGAGTGATATTCAATTTCATCACTCCCCCTCCCTATGAAATAGCGCTGACGCCGGAAGAGAAGAAGGCGGCCGTGGATAAGATAAGGGAGCTCAAGAAGAACGGGTATCCGATACTGAACTCGAAGCGCGGCCTTGAACTTCTGACAGAAGAGGACTGGAGCGGGAAGTGTCCGTACCACGTCACCGTTTTCATCATCCCCGACGGGTCGCACCACAACGGCTGTCCCATGCACGACACGCCGTCATGCAAACAGTGCGGGTTCGCGGCGGTCAGAGAGTATTATCTGATAAAAAGAGGCAGCGTGTCGACGATCAGCGAAATGTCTTCGATATTCGCCATGTCAAAAAAGTGA
- the nikR gene encoding nickel-responsive transcriptional regulator NikR — protein MEGVTRIGVSLEPELLKDFDKVISKKGYVSRSEAIRDLVRDSLAENEWKNEREFMSGVIVMIYDHHTTGIAEKLTELQHGKMQNINTSIHVHLDHDRCMEVLIVEGELGQLKVLANEISSIKGVLRCKLTMAAQATGHMHHIGVRH, from the coding sequence ATGGAAGGCGTAACGCGCATCGGCGTCTCTCTGGAACCCGAACTGCTGAAGGATTTTGATAAGGTAATTTCTAAAAAAGGATATGTGAGCAGGTCGGAAGCGATCAGGGACCTAGTACGCGATTCCCTTGCCGAAAACGAATGGAAGAACGAGAGAGAGTTCATGAGCGGCGTGATCGTGATGATATACGACCACCACACCACCGGCATAGCGGAGAAGCTCACCGAACTTCAGCACGGCAAGATGCAGAACATCAACACTTCCATACATGTTCACCTCGACCACGACAGGTGCATGGAGGTCCTGATTGTCGAGGGGGAGCTTGGGCAGCTAAAGGTGCTTGCCAACGAGATATCCTCGATAAAAGGTGTTCTCAGGTGCAAACTCACCATGGCGGCGCAGGCGACGGGCCATATGCACCACATCGGAGTAAGACATTGA
- a CDS encoding prenyltransferase — MGYATADVSFSRRVNLIFRFSYTFPFFMASVCGSLFAYLFYEPPLHVVVLMPVVVLLLAVFVNFSNDYFDHRSGVDKIRFSEKEEMMKAMDSKLLKKIYWEGNPFDNGLVSDKQGKIIMAALVGISVVLAVPIILHGGWIVAVFGAAGIFLSYFYTAPPLDLGARGLGEADVAVSFFMLVFCSFYVANVDFDWGTFAFTGVFDIEILVFAVIVGTLVGMMRLTDSMSGQEAHIANGEKSISVRFGIDGAVRMAKVLIIFVYVMVALMVYFNPLYALLFLTLPLMLKAWRTMNEKGEHWRLKIPPFFFGTAFLTEVLFIIAATVKFLFDVGSLF, encoded by the coding sequence ATGGGATACGCAACGGCGGATGTTTCTTTCAGCAGAAGGGTGAATCTGATCTTCAGATTCAGTTATACGTTCCCTTTTTTCATGGCGTCCGTATGCGGATCGCTGTTCGCATATCTGTTCTACGAGCCTCCTCTGCACGTCGTGGTGCTTATGCCGGTCGTCGTTCTCCTGCTTGCGGTGTTCGTCAACTTCTCCAACGACTATTTCGACCACAGGTCCGGCGTGGATAAGATAAGGTTCAGCGAGAAGGAGGAGATGATGAAGGCGATGGATTCGAAACTCCTGAAGAAGATATATTGGGAAGGGAATCCCTTCGACAACGGCCTTGTTTCAGACAAACAGGGTAAAATCATAATGGCAGCGCTCGTCGGCATATCTGTTGTGCTGGCCGTTCCGATAATCCTGCACGGCGGGTGGATCGTCGCGGTGTTCGGCGCCGCCGGGATATTCCTGTCGTATTTCTACACAGCACCTCCGCTTGATCTTGGCGCAAGAGGCCTTGGCGAAGCGGACGTTGCAGTTTCGTTCTTCATGCTAGTGTTCTGTTCGTTCTATGTGGCAAACGTCGATTTTGACTGGGGGACATTCGCATTCACAGGAGTCTTCGACATCGAGATACTCGTCTTTGCAGTGATAGTCGGAACTCTTGTGGGAATGATGAGACTCACAGACTCGATGTCCGGTCAGGAGGCGCACATCGCAAACGGTGAGAAGAGCATCTCAGTACGCTTCGGGATCGACGGCGCGGTTAGGATGGCGAAAGTGCTGATAATTTTCGTTTACGTCATGGTCGCTTTGATGGTGTACTTCAATCCCTTGTATGCGCTGCTGTTCCTGACGCTGCCGCTGATGCTGAAGGCGTGGAGGACCATGAATGAGAAAGGCGAGCACTGGAGACTTAAGATCCCGCCGTTCTTCTTCGGCACAGCTTTCCTTACGGAAGTGCTTTTCATCATCGCCGCCACAGTAAAATTCCTATTTGATGTGGGATCACTTTTTTGA
- a CDS encoding aquaporin, whose amino-acid sequence MGYETDLPRKMVAEFLGTMGLIIAVIGSVMLVDLKFDSSEPVFNALVQGLAGFLVLFAMIEALGKISGGHFNPAVTLAMIATKDTKAATGAFYMVAQVFGGLAGVFLLNISFIGSGVDSVLLISENALASNYIVLSEVLCTFLLVAVVFGCVRSGSNKTSLAVGATVGGLIMVTSSTFYANPAVDLARMFAQSADGIEPLTAAYFIIAAIIGALIAAGVFSWLYPKDKPTDTE is encoded by the coding sequence ATGGGATACGAAACTGACCTTCCCAGAAAAATGGTAGCCGAGTTCCTCGGAACCATGGGGCTGATCATAGCTGTGATCGGCTCGGTAATGCTTGTAGATTTGAAATTCGATTCGTCTGAACCTGTATTCAACGCCCTCGTCCAAGGTCTTGCAGGCTTCTTGGTACTCTTCGCGATGATAGAGGCGCTCGGAAAGATTTCCGGCGGCCACTTCAACCCCGCAGTGACCCTGGCCATGATCGCGACCAAGGATACCAAGGCGGCGACAGGCGCATTCTATATGGTTGCGCAGGTGTTCGGCGGCCTGGCGGGAGTGTTCCTTCTTAATATATCATTCATAGGCAGCGGCGTCGATTCGGTGCTGCTGATAAGCGAAAATGCCCTCGCCAGCAATTATATTGTGCTTTCAGAGGTCCTGTGTACATTCCTGCTTGTTGCGGTAGTGTTCGGATGCGTCCGCAGCGGGTCAAATAAGACCTCGCTTGCGGTAGGAGCTACCGTCGGCGGTCTCATAATGGTAACCTCCAGCACATTCTACGCAAACCCGGCGGTGGATCTCGCCAGGATGTTCGCCCAGTCGGCGGACGGGATCGAGCCTCTTACAGCAGCGTACTTCATCATTGCGGCAATAATCGGCGCGCTGATCGCGGCGGGAGTTTTCAGCTGGCTTTATCCGAAAGATAAGCCGACCGATACCGAATAA
- a CDS encoding methylated-DNA--[protein]-cysteine S-methyltransferase, which produces MTLIGKVSISDDGGGNIDGIYLPNSNLPFRESEECPVIAEAARQIDEYLTGKRMTFDLPFKAEGTAFQKSVWDELRKIPYGETVSYKDLAVRIGRPNAYRAVGSACGANPVPLIIPCHRVVAADGLGGFAGGLALKRKLMDIEGIKR; this is translated from the coding sequence ATGACATTGATCGGAAAAGTGAGCATTTCCGATGACGGAGGGGGGAACATCGACGGAATATATCTTCCGAACAGCAACCTTCCTTTCAGAGAGAGCGAGGAGTGCCCCGTCATTGCCGAGGCCGCACGTCAGATAGACGAGTATCTGACCGGGAAGAGAATGACATTCGACCTTCCTTTCAAAGCGGAGGGGACCGCTTTTCAAAAGAGTGTTTGGGATGAGCTGCGCAAAATACCTTATGGGGAGACGGTTTCATACAAGGATCTTGCAGTAAGGATCGGCCGCCCGAATGCCTACAGGGCGGTCGGCAGCGCCTGCGGCGCCAACCCCGTACCGCTGATAATACCCTGCCACAGGGTCGTTGCTGCGGACGGACTCGGCGGGTTCGCCGGCGGACTCGCGCTGAAAAGGAAGCTGATGGATATCGAGGGGATCAAGCGTTGA